The following nucleotide sequence is from Luteibaculum oceani.
ACGTTTTCTACATTGCTTGCTCCCGTGGTGCCTAGGCAAACCATGGGTCTTTCTTCGCCGAGCTTAAACTCATTAATAATTTCGAAAAGCTCTCCGTTTTTACTCAACACCTCTATTTCTACTGCAGTGGAACCCAAATGTTTCTCCAGAACTTTTAATTCTTCCTCCAGCCCTTCCTCCGAAAGCTGAAAAAGTATGTCTTTAACGGTTACTAGGGAGCCAATACTTATACTGGGCACGCTGTAGGCGTTAAGTAATATAATCTTCTTAAGTGCTGGTAAAAATGTATTTACAGCATTAATCATAGCAGATCTGGCCCCTTCCGAAAAGTCGGTAGCGACTATAAGCGTGCTTGGTAAATATTCATTCTGGAGTTTCCTCTCGGTACTCTTGGATGAACCTAAGTTTTTAAAAACGTCTGTAAATGCCATAGTTCTTTTCTTAAGCAAGTTGCCCATAGGCTTGTATGCTTCCGCCCCCATTTCTACTCAAATTTTTTATTACACTAATTGCACAATTTTTCTTCTCACACAGGGAAAACAAGCTATTTAAGCCTTCGTGATAGTTGGGAATATATTTTTGTTCCAACTCCAAAATCAAAGATTTCAAACCCCTTTTTGAGACTAAACTCTTTATTGTGGATATTGGAACGGAGGTAATCACTTGTTCATATCTATCGAACTTAAAGCCCAATGCACGTTCGGCTTTTTTCTTTTTCACATCGAAATTTTCAAAATCCTCTCTACCGCGCTCACTATTGATATGGACAAAACTTTTGTTATTGTGATTAAAGACCGTTCGCAATTCATCATGCCCAAAAAATGGACTGCTGTGATTGCTGATGAAACAAGCGCTGTTTACCAGTTCATCTGTAAGGTTGATAATAGACCAACTAGCTTCCTCATTTAATTCGTACAGAGATTGATTGGAGTAAAAGTACCCCGAGGCACCTACCTTACCTGTAATGCCATTAAACACTACATCTGCTTGATATTTTATAGCTATGCTGTTTAACTCGCTAAATGAGCTAACCACTCCTGCAAAATCAACTGCGTAATTCTCTAAGAAATTTGCTCTGAGGAATTGGGCCAACTGTCGATGCAAAATTGCATTTTGATATTGCCTTTCGATCAAGTTAATCTCCTCTGTATTCGAAAATCCGTTTTGAGGAACATAACACAGCACCAGCTCATTACTCAGCAGGTGCAAATTTTTGAGTGCATTACTCAAAAATTTCAACCCAAGAGGGGTGTGATTATATGGTACAATTCCTGTAAACATAAAACGGCCATCAATTGTATACAAAGATACTTTGATGGCCGCCTGAAGTGGGTGAGGGGAGTCATCGCAGACCGTGACTCCTCTCAAAAGATCACCTATTTTTAAACGAAACGATAGATATCATCGAATCTCTCGGGCTTAATCACTCGAATTTCTCGTCCGTTGATTTCGATTATCCCTTCTTCCTTAAAGTCGGATAATACCCTAATTAATGTTTCGGTTGCCGTTCCAGCCAAGTGGGCCAAATCGTCTCTGGCAACAGAGATTATATTATGGTCTTGCTTAGAAAGGAAGTTCTTAATGGAGTCGGCTACTCTTTCTCTTACCGAAGAATAAGCCAATTTTAATAGTCTCGCCTCCTTTTCCGCAAGGTTGTTACTCAACAATTTGATAAAGAGATTAGCTATATCTCTATGTTGCTTCATTAGGTCTAGAAACTGCGTTCTTCCAATGATTGCAATTTCCGTTTCCTCCAGTGCCGTCGCAGTATCTGGATAAGGTTCTCCTTCAATAATAGAGGTATACCCAAAATAATCGTTTGGTGCGGCTAAAGTGGTTATAAGCTCCTTACCGGTTTCGCTTATTCTCCAAAGCTTAACCTTTCCTTTGTAAATAAAGAACAGATTATTGCTGCTATCACCTTCGCGATAAATATCCTCCTTTGCCTTAAAAGTTTTGTGCGTGGTATTTTCCTTTAACTCCTGTAAGGCCTCTTTACCTCTAACATCGTGAACAAGATTTTCCAGTGCTTCTACTCCCTCACCACGAATTTGGTATTGCTCGTGCTTTTTCAAACGTGTTTCTACTGCATTCAGCAGTTCCATTTCTTCAAATGGCTTGGTGAGATAATCGTCCGCCCCAAGGTTCATTCCCTTTCTGATATCACTTTTATCCGCCTTGGCAGACAAATAAATGAAAGGAATATTTGCCGTTTCGGGGTTTTTGCTCAACATATATAAAACGCCGTATCCATCGAGACCTGGCATCATAATATCACAAAGTATAAGGTCTGGACTAACGTCCTTTGCCTTTTTAACCCCCTCATAACCATCGGATGCAGGAATAACATCATAACTGGCTAATTCTAATACCTCACAAATATTTTCCCTTACATCTGGGTTATCCTCAATGACTAATATTTTCTTCATTTTTAAATTTTTTGGGGAATTGAACAGTAAAGGTAGTTCCTTCTTGTTCTCTGCTAAAAAAAGAAATTTTTCCGTGTATTAGGTCAACATATCTTTTTACAATGTTGAGACCTAGACCTGTGCCTTGTAAATTAAATGCGTTTTTGGCTCTAAAAAACCTTTCGAATAATTGTGCTTGTTCCTCCTCAGGAATTCCAATTCCATAGTCTTGAACCTCAAGAAAAACCCTATTCCTAATTTCCCAAACCTTAACCATAATTTCCTGGTTTTCGTGAGAATACTTTATGGCGTTGGTAAGTAAATTGATAATCACATTTCTAAGAATATTTGGATCTTGAAATACCGGTTGATCATCTGGCAATACCAACTGAAACTCTTGACCATCTTTAAGGTGCTCCTCTAGATCGTCAACCATATTGCGCACCAATTGACTGAAGTTGAATTTACTTGGGTGCAATTCTACTTTACCTTCTTCCAGCTTATCGATCGATAAAAAGTCGTTTAGGATAGAAGTTAAATTCTTTACGGAAGAGGCTATCTTTTGTCCATGCTTTTTGATTTTTTCCGCCCCATTTGGGTGGTCCAAATAC
It contains:
- a CDS encoding response regulator; its protein translation is MKKILVIEDNPDVRENICEVLELASYDVIPASDGYEGVKKAKDVSPDLILCDIMMPGLDGYGVLYMLSKNPETANIPFIYLSAKADKSDIRKGMNLGADDYLTKPFEEMELLNAVETRLKKHEQYQIRGEGVEALENLVHDVRGKEALQELKENTTHKTFKAKEDIYREGDSSNNLFFIYKGKVKLWRISETGKELITTLAAPNDYFGYTSIIEGEPYPDTATALEETEIAIIGRTQFLDLMKQHRDIANLFIKLLSNNLAEKEARLLKLAYSSVRERVADSIKNFLSKQDHNIISVARDDLAHLAGTATETLIRVLSDFKEEGIIEINGREIRVIKPERFDDIYRFV